The Pyrococcus kukulkanii genome contains a region encoding:
- a CDS encoding ATP-binding protein, whose protein sequence is MDRLQLLQLQKCEEEYERAIALGQYDKARLIALRCSELLRKLASENLSMSHILLEQAKVWEQKARNVYKRKKKGSDEYIERIKLLIRKSTVTWNDIGGLREAKKLVSQAVGLSIAKSPIEPPQGILLFGPPGTGKSLLASAVANGLNATFFSVKASDLLSKYFGESSKLVSALFSLARQLSPSVIFIDEVDSLTLKRTSLDDAARRMIGTLLAEIDGFKDNTKKVILLSATNAPWDLDEAMLSRLPIRIYVPLPDVEAAIEIFRIHLRGLSYRLNMTKLAKEAVKRLYSGREIANVVKLASMKMLEEMNPELTDPLKIPSLTGKELAVRPLEMDDFKEAFKKVKSPVTKMEIRKYEKWAREFAI, encoded by the coding sequence ATGGATCGTCTTCAACTTCTTCAGCTTCAGAAGTGCGAAGAGGAGTATGAGAGAGCCATAGCACTTGGACAGTACGACAAAGCAAGATTGATTGCGCTTAGATGTTCGGAATTACTAAGAAAGTTAGCAAGTGAAAATTTGTCTATGTCTCACATTCTTTTAGAACAGGCCAAGGTATGGGAACAGAAGGCTAGAAATGTCTACAAGAGAAAGAAAAAGGGAAGTGATGAGTACATAGAGAGGATAAAGCTGTTGATTCGGAAAAGTACGGTGACGTGGAATGATATAGGAGGACTTAGAGAGGCTAAAAAGTTGGTTTCTCAAGCGGTTGGTTTAAGTATAGCAAAGTCTCCAATTGAACCGCCTCAGGGAATACTACTTTTTGGACCCCCAGGAACTGGAAAAAGTCTCTTAGCAAGTGCCGTAGCTAACGGTTTAAATGCAACATTCTTCAGCGTTAAAGCAAGTGATTTATTGAGCAAATACTTTGGAGAATCTTCAAAATTAGTCTCTGCACTCTTTTCACTCGCAAGACAACTGAGCCCCAGTGTGATATTTATAGACGAAGTCGATTCCTTGACCCTTAAGAGAACTAGCTTAGATGATGCCGCTAGGAGAATGATTGGAACTCTCTTGGCAGAGATAGATGGATTTAAAGATAATACAAAGAAGGTAATTCTTCTATCGGCGACAAATGCTCCCTGGGATCTTGATGAGGCCATGCTTTCAAGGTTGCCAATAAGGATATACGTTCCTCTTCCGGACGTAGAGGCTGCAATTGAGATATTTAGAATTCACCTTAGGGGACTGTCATATAGGTTGAACATGACAAAACTAGCTAAAGAAGCCGTGAAACGACTCTACTCCGGAAGAGAGATTGCAAATGTTGTTAAATTGGCTTCAATGAAAATGCTTGAAGAGATGAATCCTGAGCTGACGGATCCCCTAAAGATACCTTCGCTCACTGGAAAAGAGCTTGCCGTGAGACCACTGGAGATGGATGATTTTAAGGAGGCATTCAAGAAAGTTAAAAGCCCTGTTACAAAAATGGAGATAAGAAAGTATGAAAAATGGGCAAGGGAGTTTGCAATTTAA
- a CDS encoding ATPase codes for MASLLIVGILPYDSGKTTLALSLIREALEHGIDVGVAKPVSGFNGWYQYEYLLKSVEFGFLIGEDSYKLHMMAKSSDPIYLESPVTALLLPPDPERVGWKSSSYTAISYHTNVVLLRILEDHFHVPDNIKKLTRPMQEVIAPLIEATKPLEIKAEDVQYLIMEGREEADRTLEIIRDHHELTIIESYNNLAAPCASALNSDLVIAVAPGKAVILDGERYKKAIHAISNLREPWRVVTEDVVPLLKPLKKFEFKPGEVSGLLNSVLEILEAKTF; via the coding sequence ATGGCGTCCCTGTTGATAGTTGGTATACTTCCTTACGATTCAGGGAAAACGACATTAGCTCTCTCTCTGATAAGGGAGGCCCTAGAGCATGGAATTGATGTGGGAGTAGCAAAGCCAGTAAGCGGTTTCAACGGATGGTACCAGTATGAGTATCTCCTTAAGAGCGTGGAATTTGGCTTTTTGATCGGAGAGGATTCATATAAGTTGCACATGATGGCAAAAAGCTCAGACCCAATCTACCTTGAGAGCCCTGTTACAGCGCTCCTACTCCCTCCCGATCCTGAAAGGGTTGGATGGAAGAGCTCCTCATACACCGCAATCTCCTATCACACGAACGTTGTTCTCTTAAGAATTCTTGAAGATCACTTCCATGTTCCAGATAATATTAAGAAGCTCACACGACCAATGCAGGAAGTTATAGCACCTTTAATAGAGGCAACAAAACCCCTTGAAATAAAGGCCGAGGATGTTCAATACCTAATAATGGAAGGAAGGGAAGAAGCAGACAGAACCTTGGAGATTATAAGGGATCACCACGAACTGACTATAATTGAATCCTACAATAACCTTGCAGCCCCTTGTGCCTCGGCGTTAAACTCAGATCTCGTAATAGCTGTGGCCCCAGGAAAGGCAGTCATTCTTGATGGAGAGAGGTATAAAAAAGCAATTCATGCCATTTCAAACCTCAGGGAGCCATGGAGAGTTGTCACGGAAGATGTAGTACCTCTACTGAAGCCTCTCAAAAAGTTCGAGTTTAAACCCGGAGAAGTAAGTGGTCTGCTTAATAGTGTATTGGAGATCCTTGAAGCGAAAACTTTTTAA
- a CDS encoding MFS transporter, which yields MSLISREFNKLKIGEATGRFNKIGGWAWVGGLLLGLALLMIIPAKGISLILGSIGILSAVIAVKNIRETPIHLHLKRVSPPTFFFLPRRVSLPKISTLNGELRMLFMSSMLLWAGSMLLLTQFPMLAKEKGFNGRLLYILGLASSTISAMTYLKVGRSLRGNGMHNFFLGQEVRVIALLVLGASIVLTGYAFLGVSILGYMLLGYSWSLMSVSSTAIIAHKSSKKTRGRIAGAYNFVSSGGAIAGNFASGYLASTIGIPGDFAAGVVLAGLSLIPTMKMVKAEGHPLNFGLLLRSRGRGLGL from the coding sequence GTGTCACTTATCTCAAGAGAGTTTAACAAGCTTAAAATAGGAGAAGCTACCGGAAGGTTTAACAAAATAGGAGGCTGGGCATGGGTTGGAGGACTACTCTTAGGTCTCGCTCTTTTAATGATAATACCAGCAAAGGGAATATCGCTCATCTTAGGATCGATTGGAATACTCTCAGCAGTAATTGCTGTCAAAAATATAAGGGAAACTCCAATACATTTACATTTAAAGAGAGTTTCTCCCCCAACTTTCTTTTTCCTCCCTAGGAGGGTATCCTTACCTAAGATTTCAACCTTAAATGGAGAGCTTAGAATGCTCTTCATGTCATCAATGCTACTCTGGGCAGGTTCAATGCTTCTTCTGACCCAGTTCCCAATGCTGGCTAAGGAGAAGGGATTCAATGGGAGATTGCTATATATCCTGGGACTGGCCAGCTCAACGATATCAGCGATGACTTACCTCAAGGTTGGGAGATCGCTGAGAGGGAACGGAATGCATAACTTCTTTTTAGGCCAAGAAGTAAGAGTTATTGCACTCTTGGTTTTGGGGGCTTCCATAGTGTTGACTGGGTATGCATTCCTCGGAGTTTCAATTTTGGGTTATATGCTCCTTGGCTATAGTTGGTCCCTGATGAGCGTTTCTTCCACGGCAATAATAGCACACAAAAGTTCAAAAAAGACCAGAGGAAGGATAGCAGGAGCCTATAATTTCGTCTCTTCAGGGGGTGCTATAGCTGGAAACTTCGCAAGTGGATACTTGGCTAGTACAATTGGAATTCCTGGGGACTTCGCGGCAGGAGTAGTCTTGGCTGGGCTCTCACTTATCCCAACGATGAAAATGGTAAAAGCGGAGGGTCACCCTCTGAACTTCGGCCTCTTGCTGAGGAGCAGGGGCAGAGGCCTTGGCTTGTAA
- a CDS encoding threonine--tRNA ligase, whose product MRVLLIHSDYIEYEVKDKALKNPEPISDEMKKGRMDEVLVAFISVEKVDEKNPNEIVDKAVGEIVNVAKQVKAENLFVYPFAHLSSELAKPSVALEVLKKIEEKLKEKGYNVGRAPFGYYKAFKISCKGHPLAELSRTIVPEAAKEEEVPEALKKEETELVSYWYILTPEGELIEVDKFDFTGYENLRKFVNYEIAKNRIADKEPPHVKLMLEHELVDYEPGSDPGNLRYYPKGRLIKSLLEQYVTEKVIEYGAMEVETPIMYDFEHPALEKYLNRFPARQYIVLSGDKRYFLRFAACFGQFMIKKDAIISYRNLPLRMYELTRYSFRREKRGELSGLRRLRAFTMPDMHTLAKDIEQAKDEFKKQFKLSMEVLKGVGLNPEDYEVAIRFTEDFWEEHKDFIIELVKLIGKPVLIEMWKQRFFYFILKFEFNFVDNLDKAAALSTVQIDVENAERFGITYYDENGEEKYPLILHCSPSGAIERVMYAILEKQAKLMQEGKKPMFPLWLSPIQVRVIPVSQEYLDYALYIAGKLEGAKIRVDVDDEDERLSKKIRRAEKEWIPYIVVVGAKEKETGTITVRRREDGKQYETRIEELIKEIRSKVEGFPYKPRPLPLLLSKRPKFRG is encoded by the coding sequence GTGAGGGTTCTCCTTATACACAGCGACTATATAGAGTACGAAGTTAAGGATAAAGCCCTGAAGAACCCTGAGCCCATTTCCGATGAAATGAAAAAGGGTCGAATGGATGAAGTTCTCGTTGCATTCATAAGCGTCGAGAAAGTGGATGAGAAAAATCCGAATGAAATTGTAGATAAAGCAGTTGGAGAAATTGTAAACGTCGCAAAGCAGGTAAAAGCCGAGAACCTATTTGTTTATCCCTTCGCCCACCTGAGTAGCGAACTCGCCAAGCCCTCTGTGGCTCTAGAAGTCCTTAAGAAGATTGAAGAGAAGCTCAAGGAGAAGGGCTATAACGTTGGGAGAGCTCCATTTGGCTACTACAAGGCATTCAAGATAAGCTGTAAAGGTCACCCACTAGCTGAGCTCAGCAGAACAATAGTTCCGGAGGCCGCAAAAGAGGAGGAAGTTCCGGAGGCCTTGAAGAAGGAAGAAACCGAGTTAGTAAGCTACTGGTACATCCTAACCCCGGAGGGCGAGCTCATTGAGGTCGATAAGTTCGACTTCACGGGCTATGAAAACCTGAGAAAGTTCGTAAACTACGAGATAGCGAAGAATAGAATTGCGGACAAGGAACCTCCACATGTTAAGTTAATGCTCGAGCACGAGCTCGTGGACTATGAGCCGGGAAGTGATCCTGGAAACCTGCGCTACTATCCAAAAGGTAGGCTAATTAAATCGTTGCTCGAGCAGTACGTTACCGAGAAGGTGATAGAGTATGGGGCCATGGAGGTCGAGACTCCCATTATGTATGACTTCGAGCATCCTGCGCTTGAGAAGTACCTAAACAGGTTCCCGGCAAGGCAGTACATAGTCCTCAGCGGAGATAAGAGGTACTTCCTCAGATTTGCAGCGTGCTTCGGTCAGTTTATGATAAAGAAAGATGCAATAATAAGCTACCGCAACCTTCCGCTTAGGATGTACGAGCTTACTCGCTATTCATTCAGGAGGGAGAAGAGAGGAGAGCTTTCTGGGCTGAGGAGGCTTAGGGCATTTACAATGCCGGATATGCACACACTGGCCAAGGACATAGAGCAGGCTAAGGACGAGTTCAAAAAGCAGTTCAAGCTCAGTATGGAGGTTCTCAAGGGGGTTGGGCTTAATCCGGAGGATTATGAGGTTGCGATAAGATTCACGGAAGACTTCTGGGAGGAGCACAAGGACTTCATAATTGAGCTAGTCAAGCTCATCGGAAAGCCAGTCTTGATAGAGATGTGGAAGCAGAGGTTCTTCTACTTCATACTCAAGTTCGAGTTCAACTTCGTTGACAACCTAGATAAGGCCGCAGCTTTGAGCACTGTACAGATTGACGTTGAGAATGCGGAAAGGTTTGGAATCACGTACTACGACGAGAACGGTGAGGAGAAATATCCACTAATCCTCCACTGCTCTCCAAGTGGTGCTATTGAGAGGGTCATGTACGCAATACTAGAGAAGCAGGCAAAGCTTATGCAGGAAGGAAAGAAGCCGATGTTCCCGCTCTGGCTCAGTCCAATACAGGTTAGGGTAATTCCAGTGAGTCAGGAGTACCTCGACTATGCCCTGTACATCGCGGGCAAGCTTGAGGGCGCAAAGATTAGGGTTGATGTGGATGACGAGGATGAGAGGCTCAGCAAGAAGATCAGGAGGGCAGAGAAGGAGTGGATTCCCTACATAGTGGTCGTTGGGGCAAAAGAAAAGGAGACTGGAACGATAACTGTAAGGAGAAGGGAAGACGGAAAGCAGTACGAGACCAGAATAGAGGAGCTAATCAAGGAGATAAGGTCGAAGGTTGAGGGCTTCCCTTACAAGCCAAGGCCTCTGCCCCTGCTCCTCAGCAAGAGGCCGAAGTTCAGAGGGTGA
- a CDS encoding KH domain-containing protein, with translation MKAPICEVCLKTEGILCPADEKKLEQGIITELDVKISRMLYKLLGDADVEFKKAVEAGDLIVLIVGEGDVPIVIGKGGKNIKFLMRELGKRVRVIEGRDIKGTDDVKKLAMDLLYPAGVFGVNIVYKPGGEQYYKVLVFSRDRNKLPEKAEILESILSQITGVETKIAFI, from the coding sequence ATGAAGGCGCCGATCTGTGAGGTTTGTCTTAAAACAGAGGGTATTCTTTGTCCCGCTGATGAAAAGAAGCTGGAACAGGGCATTATAACTGAGCTTGACGTTAAAATATCACGCATGCTTTATAAGTTGCTTGGAGATGCTGATGTGGAGTTCAAGAAGGCAGTTGAGGCAGGGGACCTAATAGTTCTCATCGTCGGGGAAGGAGATGTGCCTATAGTGATTGGAAAAGGTGGTAAGAACATAAAGTTCCTCATGAGGGAACTGGGCAAGAGAGTAAGGGTAATTGAAGGAAGAGACATAAAGGGAACCGATGACGTCAAGAAGCTTGCCATGGATCTTCTATACCCAGCAGGAGTGTTTGGTGTGAATATAGTTTACAAACCCGGAGGAGAGCAGTATTACAAGGTTTTAGTTTTCAGCAGAGATAGGAACAAGCTTCCAGAGAAGGCTGAAATTCTAGAGAGCATTCTAAGCCAAATTACGGGTGTTGAAACTAAGATTGCCTTTATTTAA
- a CDS encoding alpha-mannosidase encodes MLSLAEIERKAFDLMATSIRKHAFLPTWELERKKVRLPIVTEAKPGDLIKIKTTVEVPKDGLKWFLKVCMEGNALVRLDGMAYGTIDDVHTYIPIRSGRHELELIISPLTMFGYHKWRVRIEYAMLVGIMWEPYVLAQRLLDLVSFIEVVQEEDLRETLLKELSDILITVKTVPNLRQITLLRMLLYDGGLGIKELKLGRFDIREVRTDYMFLSAVYGIGELKGYIEDIPRPSREEYLSEISDVEEKLEKALARLRKAFPKVGKAYAFAHSHIDAAWLWTYAETKQKILRTFSTIERLMRRYGITYVQSSAQYYEWLEELDKDLFEKVKRFIEEGKWILVGGMWIESDVQLIDGESIARQFLYGQRYFKEKFNRIAKIGWLPDTFGFPASLPQFLKKSGLEMFATYKLLWNERNEFPYHAFIWKGIDGTEIPVHLMMSYKSSMTAKSLYKQWKKYKNKYEVPFLLYVYGYGDGGGGITWEMVEMMKHMNKVPYIPKLIKGTEEEYLRELKEHVSEMPTWEGELYVEVHRGTYTTNLNVKKLMAEAESKLRSAEIWASLAHSMGIMDYPKEKLERLWKRTLLHQFHDVLPGSSIKEVYDEVIKDLEGVIREAEGIIREATEKIAQGESLVFNDLPWEREEVVEVDGKPVLVKASPLGWSPLKLIDKGFVKAYREDGTFVLENDHLRVKINDEGEIVSLYDKELKWEGIRSPSNVIMAHVDTPGMWDAWDVNEDFLIQGQKLKTVRVEITRNDGYIAEVIVEKVYGNSKVIQRIRLKRKSKLLEFHTEVDWWDKEVLLKAWFNFNTHNWSAYYDIPYGVIRRPAVRNTPWEQAKFEVPALRWADVSDGEHGVAVICTSRHGYTNWDSKIGLSLLKSPIYPNPWSDTGKGEFTYYLYPHKGYWFEGEVYKRALEVWSPLRVTKGSSGKKRFSLMRTNAVVGTIKLSEDEDGYIIRLYNPSKSDLEVEIPSEGVEVDIPELKVLGKVGKRVKLGAFEIKTIKVSSLAKA; translated from the coding sequence ATGCTAAGCCTCGCCGAAATTGAAAGGAAGGCTTTTGACTTGATGGCAACATCCATAAGGAAGCACGCATTTCTTCCAACCTGGGAGCTTGAGAGAAAGAAAGTTAGACTACCCATTGTAACCGAAGCAAAACCTGGGGATCTTATTAAGATAAAAACAACAGTGGAAGTGCCTAAGGATGGCCTAAAATGGTTTCTTAAAGTCTGTATGGAGGGTAATGCCCTTGTTAGACTGGACGGGATGGCTTATGGAACCATAGATGACGTGCACACTTATATCCCGATAAGATCCGGAAGGCACGAGCTCGAACTTATAATATCCCCATTAACGATGTTTGGTTATCATAAGTGGAGGGTAAGGATAGAGTACGCAATGCTCGTGGGAATAATGTGGGAGCCCTACGTACTCGCCCAAAGGCTACTCGATCTAGTAAGCTTCATTGAAGTAGTTCAGGAGGAGGATCTGAGGGAAACCCTGCTAAAGGAGCTGTCTGATATCTTGATCACGGTAAAAACGGTTCCAAATTTAAGGCAAATAACCCTGCTTAGGATGCTTCTCTATGACGGAGGACTTGGCATTAAGGAGCTCAAGCTTGGAAGGTTTGATATTAGAGAGGTAAGAACAGACTATATGTTTCTATCGGCCGTTTATGGAATTGGAGAGCTGAAAGGGTACATAGAGGATATACCGAGGCCAAGCAGGGAGGAGTACTTAAGCGAAATTAGCGACGTTGAAGAAAAGCTCGAGAAAGCCCTAGCTAGGCTCAGAAAAGCTTTCCCAAAGGTCGGGAAAGCTTACGCTTTTGCACACTCCCATATAGATGCAGCTTGGCTATGGACGTATGCGGAGACAAAGCAGAAGATCCTCAGGACGTTTTCAACGATAGAGAGGCTCATGAGGAGGTACGGAATAACATACGTACAAAGCTCAGCCCAGTATTATGAGTGGCTTGAGGAGTTAGATAAAGACCTCTTTGAGAAAGTGAAGAGGTTCATTGAGGAAGGGAAGTGGATATTAGTTGGTGGAATGTGGATTGAGAGTGATGTCCAGCTTATAGATGGAGAGTCAATAGCAAGACAGTTCCTCTATGGACAGAGGTACTTCAAGGAGAAGTTTAACAGAATAGCAAAAATAGGATGGCTTCCAGACACCTTTGGGTTCCCGGCTTCCCTCCCCCAGTTCTTGAAGAAGAGCGGTCTTGAGATGTTCGCGACGTACAAACTACTGTGGAACGAGAGAAACGAATTCCCCTACCACGCTTTTATATGGAAGGGAATAGACGGAACAGAAATTCCAGTACATTTAATGATGAGCTACAAGTCCTCAATGACCGCTAAAAGCCTCTACAAGCAGTGGAAGAAATACAAGAACAAGTACGAAGTTCCCTTCTTGCTATACGTCTACGGTTATGGGGACGGGGGAGGAGGGATAACCTGGGAAATGGTAGAGATGATGAAGCACATGAACAAAGTCCCGTACATTCCAAAGCTGATTAAGGGAACTGAAGAGGAGTATTTGAGGGAACTCAAGGAGCACGTTAGCGAAATGCCAACCTGGGAAGGGGAGCTTTACGTTGAGGTCCATAGGGGAACGTACACAACAAACCTGAACGTGAAAAAGCTAATGGCTGAGGCGGAATCAAAGCTTAGGAGTGCGGAGATATGGGCTTCCCTCGCTCATTCTATGGGGATAATGGATTATCCAAAAGAGAAACTGGAGAGATTGTGGAAAAGAACCTTACTTCATCAATTCCATGACGTTCTCCCAGGATCATCAATAAAGGAAGTCTATGACGAAGTGATAAAGGATCTCGAGGGTGTAATAAGGGAGGCTGAAGGGATAATCAGAGAAGCAACGGAGAAAATAGCCCAAGGTGAATCGCTGGTGTTTAACGACTTGCCGTGGGAGAGGGAGGAGGTAGTTGAGGTAGATGGAAAGCCCGTTCTTGTGAAGGCTTCTCCACTAGGATGGTCTCCCCTTAAATTGATTGATAAAGGATTCGTGAAAGCTTACAGAGAGGATGGCACCTTCGTTCTTGAGAACGACCACCTTAGAGTTAAGATAAACGATGAGGGAGAGATAGTATCACTGTATGACAAGGAGCTCAAATGGGAGGGGATAAGGAGTCCAAGCAACGTGATAATGGCCCATGTAGATACACCAGGAATGTGGGATGCTTGGGATGTAAATGAAGACTTCCTAATCCAGGGGCAGAAGCTCAAAACCGTTAGGGTAGAGATAACTCGGAACGATGGTTACATTGCCGAGGTAATCGTGGAGAAGGTCTATGGGAACTCAAAAGTTATTCAGAGGATAAGGTTGAAGAGGAAGTCAAAACTGTTAGAGTTCCATACAGAGGTTGACTGGTGGGACAAAGAAGTTCTCCTGAAGGCATGGTTCAACTTCAACACCCATAATTGGAGCGCCTACTATGACATCCCCTACGGAGTAATAAGGAGGCCCGCAGTTAGGAATACTCCCTGGGAGCAGGCGAAGTTTGAGGTTCCAGCATTGAGGTGGGCAGACGTCAGCGATGGAGAGCACGGGGTTGCCGTAATATGTACATCAAGGCATGGCTATACAAACTGGGACTCCAAGATAGGCCTTAGCCTCTTGAAGTCCCCAATATATCCCAATCCATGGAGCGATACCGGGAAGGGGGAGTTTACGTACTACCTATACCCCCACAAGGGTTACTGGTTCGAGGGTGAGGTGTACAAGAGAGCTCTGGAAGTCTGGTCGCCCCTTAGAGTAACCAAGGGGAGCTCAGGAAAGAAGAGGTTTTCCTTGATGAGAACGAACGCTGTAGTGGGTACAATAAAGCTCAGCGAGGATGAAGATGGATACATTATCAGGCTGTACAATCCCTCTAAAAGTGATCTAGAAGTTGAAATACCGAGCGAAGGGGTTGAGGTAGATATTCCAGAGCTTAAAGTTCTCGGGAAAGTCGGGAAGAGGGTAAAGCTAGGAGCCTTTGAGATAAAGACGATTAAAGTTTCCTCCTTGGCAAAAGCCTAA
- a CDS encoding type II toxin-antitoxin system VapC family toxin yields the protein MILVLDSSVFIQGIDVEGYTTPGVVEEVRDRESRIFLEGLISAGKVKVVEPSAEAINTVKKVAKETGELNELSRADVEVLALAYELKGVIFTDDYNVQNVAKFLGLKFKTMKRGIKKKIKWRYVCIGCGRRFRELPPGGVCPDCGSPVRLLPRRKL from the coding sequence TTGATTCTTGTTCTCGACTCTTCAGTTTTTATCCAAGGCATCGACGTTGAGGGTTACACTACCCCGGGGGTAGTTGAGGAAGTTAGGGATCGAGAATCTAGGATATTCCTTGAGGGATTAATATCTGCGGGCAAGGTTAAGGTAGTTGAACCTTCCGCTGAGGCTATAAACACAGTTAAAAAGGTAGCGAAGGAGACTGGAGAGCTTAATGAGCTTAGCAGAGCTGATGTAGAGGTGTTGGCTCTAGCTTATGAACTTAAGGGTGTTATATTTACCGACGACTACAACGTTCAGAACGTTGCAAAGTTCCTGGGATTGAAGTTTAAGACTATGAAAAGGGGGATAAAGAAAAAGATCAAGTGGAGGTACGTCTGCATAGGTTGCGGGAGGAGATTTAGGGAGCTTCCTCCTGGGGGCGTTTGTCCCGACTGTGGTAGCCCTGTTAGGCTTTTGCCAAGGAGGAAACTTTAA
- a CDS encoding DUF2118 family protein, with translation MARLPQLYVEATYEECFDEDGRAKYDCIVTQDNIEVKLKKGEKLPEFIDKDKAKFLAKEVYDRFHFYVDQYEHRMKVDAIIVYPDRRTRIELKKGDELLLLPVEGYVVTLIADVGNRVRTGDAFAAVTTKKGEVHYMKPPRPGTVVYIDEFTNRPNYVYYILPEE, from the coding sequence ATGGCAAGGTTACCTCAGCTGTACGTTGAGGCAACATATGAGGAATGTTTCGATGAAGATGGAAGGGCAAAATATGACTGCATAGTTACCCAGGATAACATTGAGGTTAAGCTAAAGAAAGGAGAGAAACTCCCAGAGTTCATAGATAAAGACAAGGCCAAGTTCTTGGCAAAGGAAGTTTATGATAGGTTTCACTTCTACGTTGATCAGTACGAGCATAGAATGAAAGTCGATGCAATTATAGTTTATCCAGACAGAAGAACTAGGATAGAGCTTAAGAAGGGGGATGAACTTCTCCTGCTCCCGGTAGAAGGGTACGTTGTTACTCTAATAGCGGACGTTGGTAACAGAGTTAGAACTGGAGATGCATTTGCAGCGGTAACCACGAAGAAGGGAGAAGTTCATTACATGAAGCCTCCGAGGCCAGGGACGGTTGTTTATATAGATGAATTCACGAACAGGCCAAACTACGTCTACTACATACTTCCAGAAGAATAA
- the serS gene encoding serine--tRNA ligase, whose amino-acid sequence MLDIKLIRENPDLVKNDLIKRGELEKVKWIDEVLRLDAEWRTKLKEINRLRHERNKIAIEIGKKRKAGEPIDELLAKSREIVKRIETLEKEVEELRKKIDYYLWRLPNITHPSVPIGKDENDNVPIRFWGKAKVWKGHLERFLEQSQGKMEYEVLEWKPRLHVDLLEILGGADFARAAKVSGSRFYYLLNEIVILDLALIRFALDRLIEKGFTPVIPPYMVRRFVEEGATTFEDFEDVIYKVEGEDLYLIPTAEHPLAGLHANEILDGKDLPLLYVAFSPCFRKEAGTAGKDTKGIFRVHQFHKVEQFVYSRPEESWEWHEKIIKNAEELFQELEIPYRVVNICTGDLGYVAAKKYDIEAWMPGQGRFREVVSASNCTDWQARRLNIRFRDRTDEKPRYVHTLNSTAIATSRAIVAILENHQREDGTVKIPKVLWKYTGFKEIVPVEKKEGCCKA is encoded by the coding sequence ATGCTCGATATTAAGCTCATAAGAGAAAATCCAGATCTAGTCAAAAATGACTTAATAAAAAGGGGAGAACTCGAGAAAGTTAAGTGGATAGATGAGGTACTAAGGCTTGATGCTGAGTGGAGGACCAAGCTTAAGGAGATAAATAGGTTAAGGCACGAGAGAAATAAGATAGCTATAGAGATTGGAAAGAAAAGGAAAGCTGGAGAACCTATTGACGAATTATTAGCTAAGAGCAGGGAAATCGTCAAGAGAATCGAAACCCTCGAGAAGGAAGTTGAGGAACTCAGAAAGAAGATAGACTACTATCTCTGGAGGCTACCTAATATAACACATCCAAGCGTTCCCATTGGTAAAGATGAGAACGATAACGTGCCTATAAGATTCTGGGGTAAGGCAAAGGTCTGGAAAGGCCACCTCGAGAGGTTCCTTGAGCAGAGTCAGGGAAAGATGGAGTACGAAGTTCTGGAGTGGAAGCCCAGGCTTCATGTTGACCTTTTAGAGATCCTGGGAGGGGCTGACTTTGCAAGGGCCGCCAAGGTTAGTGGTTCGAGATTCTACTACCTGCTCAACGAGATAGTAATTCTGGACTTGGCTTTGATAAGATTTGCCTTGGACAGACTAATAGAGAAGGGATTCACTCCCGTAATACCTCCGTACATGGTTAGGAGGTTTGTTGAGGAGGGAGCAACGACATTCGAAGACTTCGAAGATGTCATATATAAGGTAGAGGGAGAAGATCTCTATTTGATTCCAACGGCCGAGCACCCATTGGCCGGCTTACACGCTAACGAGATCCTTGATGGGAAAGATTTACCATTGTTATATGTGGCATTCAGCCCATGCTTCAGGAAGGAAGCGGGAACGGCAGGAAAGGACACCAAGGGTATCTTTAGGGTTCACCAGTTCCATAAAGTGGAGCAGTTCGTATATTCAAGGCCCGAAGAGAGCTGGGAGTGGCACGAGAAGATAATAAAGAACGCCGAGGAATTGTTCCAAGAACTTGAGATTCCCTACAGGGTAGTGAACATCTGCACTGGAGATTTGGGCTACGTTGCTGCGAAGAAGTATGATATTGAAGCATGGATGCCGGGCCAAGGAAGGTTTAGAGAAGTTGTTTCCGCGAGCAACTGTACTGACTGGCAGGCCAGGAGGCTGAACATAAGGTTCAGGGACAGGACCGATGAGAAGCCTCGCTACGTCCACACCCTAAACTCAACGGCCATAGCCACTTCAAGGGCAATCGTCGCAATACTCGAGAACCACCAGCGGGAAGATGGAACGGTAAAGATACCGAAAGTCTTGTGGAAGTACACTGGCTTTAAGGAAATAGTTCCCGTTGAGAAGAAGGAGGGGTGTTGTAAGGCTTGA